The Arachis hypogaea cultivar Tifrunner chromosome 19, arahy.Tifrunner.gnm2.J5K5, whole genome shotgun sequence genome has a window encoding:
- the LOC112776906 gene encoding LEAF RUST 10 DISEASE-RESISTANCEUS RECEPTOR-LIKE PROTEIN KINASE-like 2.1 isoform X2 has product MNQDIITFFYCCVIINIILLCVLSRTSLCAYVDPHYLACEPQICGNQSIRYPFYIQGKQQPFCGYPGFAISCADGIHGFPTLNLSNTSYIIHQIFYHNESLRVSNAAFSSNTSCISATHNLTLPPTKTFSFLNRNHNKDILLFFGCNLSSMPRELIDYRIGCSEATNKTGGSVLALYKDDVKTVRSVSKSCGSGRKVVDTVVEGSEGRGGMEEELRRGFMLNWTAGDCKLCNSTGGRCGFDSTIFTFQCYCTDRIHAFKCDIIERRSNASMKIGLALGLAAAVTLLLVTVTLYYTRWKKQNPKHFLVDDFLEKHGPLQIRRYTYSEMKKVTNSFRDKLGQGGFGTVYKGQLQDGRHVAVKILSELKGDGEDFINEVASMSRTSHVNIVALLGFCFQGSKRALVYEFMPNGSLEKLIYKENTVIGDHQLDCQTLYDIAIGVARGLEYLHTGCNTRILHFDIKPHNILLDENFCPKISDFGLAKVCTRKESIVSIFGARGTAGYIAPEVFSRNFGAVSHKSDVYSYGMMVLEMVGRRRNIKVEVDASSELYFPHWIYNRLVSNQELGLRSIRNECENKMVKKMTIVSLWCIQANPSIRPSISKAVEMLEGRAELLQVPPKPFWFSPSTSP; this is encoded by the exons ATGAACCAAGACATCATCACCTTCTTCTACTGTTGTGTTATCATTAACATCATCCTCTTGTGTGTGCTTAGCAGAACCAGTTTGTGCGCTTATGTGGATCCACACTACCTGGCATGTGAACCCCAAATATGCGGCAACCAATCCATAAGATACCCCTTCTACATCCAAGGCAAGCAGCAACCTTTCTGTGGCTACCCTGGTTTTGCCATCTCTTGTGCTGATGGTATTCATGGCTTCCCAACGCTCAATCTCTCCAATACTTCTTACATCATCCATCAAATATTCTACCACAACGAATCACTCAGAGTCTCCAATGCTGCCTTCTCATCAAATACTTCTTGTATTTCTGCTACACACAACCTCACCCTTCCTCCAACCAAGACCTTCAGTTTTCTTAATCGGAATCATAATAAGGACATCTTACTGTTCTTCGGATGTAATCTGTCATCCATGCCTAGAGAGTTGATAGATTACAGAATTGGGTGTTCTGAAGCGACCAACAAAACGGGTGGTTCGGTTCTGGCATTGTATAAGGACGATGTCAAAACAGTAAGATCGGTCTCCAAGAGTTGCGGGAGTGGCAGAAAGGTGGTGGATACGGTGGTGGAAGGGAGTGAAGGAAGAGGAGGGATGGAAGAGGAGCTGAGGAGAGGGTTCATGCTGAATTGGACAGCGGGTGATTGCAAGTTGTGCAATAGCACAGGAGGAAGGTGTGGCTTCGATTCAACTATATTCACATTCCAGTGTTACTGCACTGATCGAATTCATGCTTTCAAATGTGATATTATAG AACGTAGAAGCAACGCTTCCATGAAGATTGGACTTGCACTTGGACTAG CTGCTGCAGTTACTCTGCTGTTAGTAACGGTCACCCTCTACTACACACGATGGAAGAAGCAAAACCCGAAACACTTTCTGGTTGATGACTTTTTGGAGAAACATGGCCCCCTTCAAATAAGGAGATATACTTATTCAGAGATGAAGAAGGTGACCAACTCCTTCAGAGACAAACTAGGCCAAGGAGGGTTTGGCACTGTATACAAAGGACAATTGCAGGACGGACGCCATGTTGCAGTGAAGATCCTAAGTGAACTGAAAGGTGATGGTGAAGATTTCATCAATGAAGTTGCGAGTATGAGCAGAACTTCTCACGTTAACATTGTTGCTCTTCTTGGGTTCTGCTTTCAAGGTTCCAAACGAGCTTTGGTTTATGAATTTATGCCCAATGGATCGCTTGAGAAGTTAATCTATAAAGAAAATACTGTGATAGGGGATCACCAATTGGATTGTCAAACTTTATATGATATTGCAATTGGTGTTGCTCGAGGACTTGAGTATTTGCACACGGGCTGCAATACTAGAATCTTGCATTTTGACATAAAGCCCCATAACATTCTCTTAGATGAAAATTTTTGTCccaaaatttcagattttggaCTTGCAAAAGTTTGCACTAGAAAAGAAAGTATTGTATCAATATTTGGTGCTAGAGGAACTGCAGGCTATATTGCTCCAGAGGTATTTTCTAGGAATTTTGGTGCAGTATCTCACAAGTCAGATGTTTATAGTTATGGAATGATGGTTTTAGAAATGGTTGGACGAAGAAGGAATATCAAAGTTGAAGTTGATGCATCTAGTGAGTTATATTTCCCTCATTGGATATATAATCGCCTTGTGTCAAATCAAGAACTTGGTTTGCGAAGTATAAGAAATGAGTGTGAAAATAAGATGGTAAAAAAGATGACTATAGTGAGCTTATGGTGCATTCAAGCCAATCCTTCAATTCGACCATCAATAAGTAAAGCGGTGGAAATGCTGGAAGGAAGAGCTGAATTGTTGCAAGTGCCACCTAAACCATTTTGGTTTTCTCCTTCAACATCTCCCTGA
- the LOC112776906 gene encoding LEAF RUST 10 DISEASE-RESISTANCEUS RECEPTOR-LIKE PROTEIN KINASE-like 2.1 isoform X1, whose product MNQDIITFFYCCVIINIILLCVLSRTSLCAYVDPHYLACEPQICGNQSIRYPFYIQGKQQPFCGYPGFAISCADGIHGFPTLNLSNTSYIIHQIFYHNESLRVSNAAFSSNTSCISATHNLTLPPTKTFSFLNRNHNKDILLFFGCNLSSMPRELIDYRIGCSEATNKTGGSVLALYKDDVKTVRSVSKSCGSGRKVVDTVVEGSEGRGGMEEELRRGFMLNWTAGDCKLCNSTGGRCGFDSTIFTFQCYCTDRIHAFKCDIIVAERRSNASMKIGLALGLAAAVTLLLVTVTLYYTRWKKQNPKHFLVDDFLEKHGPLQIRRYTYSEMKKVTNSFRDKLGQGGFGTVYKGQLQDGRHVAVKILSELKGDGEDFINEVASMSRTSHVNIVALLGFCFQGSKRALVYEFMPNGSLEKLIYKENTVIGDHQLDCQTLYDIAIGVARGLEYLHTGCNTRILHFDIKPHNILLDENFCPKISDFGLAKVCTRKESIVSIFGARGTAGYIAPEVFSRNFGAVSHKSDVYSYGMMVLEMVGRRRNIKVEVDASSELYFPHWIYNRLVSNQELGLRSIRNECENKMVKKMTIVSLWCIQANPSIRPSISKAVEMLEGRAELLQVPPKPFWFSPSTSP is encoded by the exons ATGAACCAAGACATCATCACCTTCTTCTACTGTTGTGTTATCATTAACATCATCCTCTTGTGTGTGCTTAGCAGAACCAGTTTGTGCGCTTATGTGGATCCACACTACCTGGCATGTGAACCCCAAATATGCGGCAACCAATCCATAAGATACCCCTTCTACATCCAAGGCAAGCAGCAACCTTTCTGTGGCTACCCTGGTTTTGCCATCTCTTGTGCTGATGGTATTCATGGCTTCCCAACGCTCAATCTCTCCAATACTTCTTACATCATCCATCAAATATTCTACCACAACGAATCACTCAGAGTCTCCAATGCTGCCTTCTCATCAAATACTTCTTGTATTTCTGCTACACACAACCTCACCCTTCCTCCAACCAAGACCTTCAGTTTTCTTAATCGGAATCATAATAAGGACATCTTACTGTTCTTCGGATGTAATCTGTCATCCATGCCTAGAGAGTTGATAGATTACAGAATTGGGTGTTCTGAAGCGACCAACAAAACGGGTGGTTCGGTTCTGGCATTGTATAAGGACGATGTCAAAACAGTAAGATCGGTCTCCAAGAGTTGCGGGAGTGGCAGAAAGGTGGTGGATACGGTGGTGGAAGGGAGTGAAGGAAGAGGAGGGATGGAAGAGGAGCTGAGGAGAGGGTTCATGCTGAATTGGACAGCGGGTGATTGCAAGTTGTGCAATAGCACAGGAGGAAGGTGTGGCTTCGATTCAACTATATTCACATTCCAGTGTTACTGCACTGATCGAATTCATGCTTTCAAATGTGATATTATAG TTGCAGAACGTAGAAGCAACGCTTCCATGAAGATTGGACTTGCACTTGGACTAG CTGCTGCAGTTACTCTGCTGTTAGTAACGGTCACCCTCTACTACACACGATGGAAGAAGCAAAACCCGAAACACTTTCTGGTTGATGACTTTTTGGAGAAACATGGCCCCCTTCAAATAAGGAGATATACTTATTCAGAGATGAAGAAGGTGACCAACTCCTTCAGAGACAAACTAGGCCAAGGAGGGTTTGGCACTGTATACAAAGGACAATTGCAGGACGGACGCCATGTTGCAGTGAAGATCCTAAGTGAACTGAAAGGTGATGGTGAAGATTTCATCAATGAAGTTGCGAGTATGAGCAGAACTTCTCACGTTAACATTGTTGCTCTTCTTGGGTTCTGCTTTCAAGGTTCCAAACGAGCTTTGGTTTATGAATTTATGCCCAATGGATCGCTTGAGAAGTTAATCTATAAAGAAAATACTGTGATAGGGGATCACCAATTGGATTGTCAAACTTTATATGATATTGCAATTGGTGTTGCTCGAGGACTTGAGTATTTGCACACGGGCTGCAATACTAGAATCTTGCATTTTGACATAAAGCCCCATAACATTCTCTTAGATGAAAATTTTTGTCccaaaatttcagattttggaCTTGCAAAAGTTTGCACTAGAAAAGAAAGTATTGTATCAATATTTGGTGCTAGAGGAACTGCAGGCTATATTGCTCCAGAGGTATTTTCTAGGAATTTTGGTGCAGTATCTCACAAGTCAGATGTTTATAGTTATGGAATGATGGTTTTAGAAATGGTTGGACGAAGAAGGAATATCAAAGTTGAAGTTGATGCATCTAGTGAGTTATATTTCCCTCATTGGATATATAATCGCCTTGTGTCAAATCAAGAACTTGGTTTGCGAAGTATAAGAAATGAGTGTGAAAATAAGATGGTAAAAAAGATGACTATAGTGAGCTTATGGTGCATTCAAGCCAATCCTTCAATTCGACCATCAATAAGTAAAGCGGTGGAAATGCTGGAAGGAAGAGCTGAATTGTTGCAAGTGCCACCTAAACCATTTTGGTTTTCTCCTTCAACATCTCCCTGA